The Brachyhypopomus gauderio isolate BG-103 chromosome 7, BGAUD_0.2, whole genome shotgun sequence genome has a window encoding:
- the LOC143518389 gene encoding uncharacterized protein LOC143518389 isoform X2, which translates to MEEKQRELETLRLKLEENHRKQLQDIKQRLVEKDKEISEMKEQLKDKDMELEEKDVVIKEHLETIRSASQRDALLQETNERFADALNQLTQKDSQLGNMTSLLGERETLLENTTKEVETSKNQLETLGKELQEKNNQHQEMMILLEQQKTELAEKNKQLEEKDKQVEEKDRLLKERSKQLQERTDPDPPVPVRRRRSKEGDHPNMGLESSSPDSPVPVPVPELRLVLLGRTGSGKSAAGNTILGREERSQAATSTLPQQSESRQGEVAGRKVTVVDTPDWFCPELSLEEVRQDVGLCVHLSAPGPHAFLLVIPVKQPAGEERGMLEKIEEMFGERCWRNTMILFTVSEEEQNPEQLIQSGSQAVQTLVEKCGNKFHCLNIKESGDGSQISELLEKIEKMVEGNRERFYSSEIYLETESLIREMETMFVRKREKRKERQEEETREKLERSIEEALMKFTQLFADCHTQINKHEEQITELERMLKEERDDSKKKELERELEREIQKRKEVQLELDRLKEESEKEKREMEDRHRQEMEEIRETYEGEARVEAERNLMKIILPELQQKLWSVMTQKQKEFDCRIEEKERELSWAYTVRYFKSCTQLPLKLYD; encoded by the exons ATGgaggaaaaacagagagagTTAGAGACACTGAGACTGAAATTAGAGGAGAATCACAGAAAACAACTGCAAGACATTAAGCAAAGACTTGtggagaaagacaaagaaataAGTGAGATGAAGGAACAGCTGAAAGATAAAGACATGGAGCTGGAAGAGAAAGACGTGGTTATAAAAGAACATTTAGAGACCATCAGATCTGCTTCTCAGAGAGATGCACTGTTACAGGAAACTAATGAAAGATTTGCAGATGCACTGAATCAACTCACACAGAAAGACTCACAACTGGGGAATATGACCAGTCtgctgggtgagagagagacactactGGAGAACACAACAAAAGAGGTAGAAACCAGTAAAAATCAACTGGAGACACTGGGAAAGGAACTACAGGAGAAGAACAACCAACACCAGGAGATGATGATCCTACTGGAACAACAGAAAACTGAACTGGCAGAAAAGAACAAACAGCTTGAAGAGAAAGATAAGCAGGTTGAGGAGAAAGACAGACTTCTAAAGGAGAGAAGCAAACAGCTACAGGAGAGGACAGACCCAGACCCACCAGTCCCAGTCAGGAGAAGACGCAGCAAAGAGGGGGACCATCCAAACA TGGGATTAGAATCCTCCAGTCCAGACTCTCCAGTGCCGGTTCCTGTACCAGAACTCAGGCTGGTGCTGCTGGGGAGGACTGGGTCTGGGAAGAGTGcagcaggaaacaccatcctgggcagagaggagaggagccaggctgctacatctacactcccccagcagagtgagagcagacaggGGGAGGTGGCTGGGAGGAAGGTGACTGTGGTGGACACTCCTGACTGGTTCTGCCCTGAACTCTCTCtggaggaggtgagacaggacgTGGGACTCTGTGTCCATCTGTCTGCCCCAGGACCCCACGCCTTCCTCCTAGTCATACCAGTGAAGCAGcctgcaggagaggagagagggatgctgGAGAAAATCGAAGAGATGTTTGGAGAGAGATGTTGGAGGAACACCATGATCCTCTTCACTGTTAGTGAGGAAGAACAAAATCCTGAACAGTTAATTCAGTCAGGAAGTCAAGCGGTCCAGACACTTGTGGAGAAATGTGGGAACAAGTTTCACTGTCTCAACATTAAGGAGAGTGGGGATGGGTCTCAGATCtcagagctgctggagaagatagagaagatggtggaaggaaacagagagagattctACAGCAGTGAGATCTACCTGGAGACAGAATCTCTgatcagagagatggagacaatGTTtgtgagaaaaagagaaaagaggaaagagagacaggaagaagaAACAAGAGAGAAACTAGAGAGGAGCATAGAGGAGGCTTTGATGAAATTTACACAATTGTTTGCTGACTGTCATACTCAAATCAATAAACATGAGGAGCAAATAACTGAACTTGAGAGAATGTTGAAAGAAGAAAGGGATGACAGTAAAAAGaaagagctagagagagagctggagagagagattcagaagaggaaagaggtTCAGCTGGAACTAGACAGACTGaaagaggagagtgagaaagagaagagagagatggaggatagacacagacaggagatggaggagatcagGGAGACGTATGAAGGAGAGGCCAGGGTGGAGGCAGAGAGGAACCTCATGAAGATCATCCTGCCTGAACTCCAGCAAAAACTTTGGAGTGTTATgacacagaaacagaaagaaTTTGACTGTAGGatagaggagaaggagagagagttaagctgggcgtacactgtacgatattttaaatcgtgtactcagctcccgctcaaactgtacgactaa
- the LOC143518389 gene encoding uncharacterized protein LOC143518389 isoform X1, which translates to MEEKQRELETLRLKLEENHRKQLQDIKQRLVEKDKEISEMKEQLKDKDMELEEKDVVIKEHLETIRSASQRDALLQETNERFADALNQLTQKDSQLGNMTSLLGERETLLENTTKEVETSKNQLETLGKELQEKNNQHQEMMILLEQQKTELAEKNKQLEEKDKQVEEKDRLLKERSKQLQERTDPDPPVPVRRRRSKEGDHPNMSGKTADLAAPLRRRNSIEGLSPQMGLESSSPDSPVPVPVPELRLVLLGRTGSGKSAAGNTILGREERSQAATSTLPQQSESRQGEVAGRKVTVVDTPDWFCPELSLEEVRQDVGLCVHLSAPGPHAFLLVIPVKQPAGEERGMLEKIEEMFGERCWRNTMILFTVSEEEQNPEQLIQSGSQAVQTLVEKCGNKFHCLNIKESGDGSQISELLEKIEKMVEGNRERFYSSEIYLETESLIREMETMFVRKREKRKERQEEETREKLERSIEEALMKFTQLFADCHTQINKHEEQITELERMLKEERDDSKKKELERELEREIQKRKEVQLELDRLKEESEKEKREMEDRHRQEMEEIRETYEGEARVEAERNLMKIILPELQQKLWSVMTQKQKEFDCRIEEKERELSWAYTVRYFKSCTQLPLKLYD; encoded by the exons ATGgaggaaaaacagagagagTTAGAGACACTGAGACTGAAATTAGAGGAGAATCACAGAAAACAACTGCAAGACATTAAGCAAAGACTTGtggagaaagacaaagaaataAGTGAGATGAAGGAACAGCTGAAAGATAAAGACATGGAGCTGGAAGAGAAAGACGTGGTTATAAAAGAACATTTAGAGACCATCAGATCTGCTTCTCAGAGAGATGCACTGTTACAGGAAACTAATGAAAGATTTGCAGATGCACTGAATCAACTCACACAGAAAGACTCACAACTGGGGAATATGACCAGTCtgctgggtgagagagagacactactGGAGAACACAACAAAAGAGGTAGAAACCAGTAAAAATCAACTGGAGACACTGGGAAAGGAACTACAGGAGAAGAACAACCAACACCAGGAGATGATGATCCTACTGGAACAACAGAAAACTGAACTGGCAGAAAAGAACAAACAGCTTGAAGAGAAAGATAAGCAGGTTGAGGAGAAAGACAGACTTCTAAAGGAGAGAAGCAAACAGCTACAGGAGAGGACAGACCCAGACCCACCAGTCCCAGTCAGGAGAAGACGCAGCAAAGAGGGGGACCATCCAAACA TGAGTGGAAAGACAGCAGACTTGGCAGCTCCACTCAGGAGGAGAAACAGTATTGAGGGACTTAGTCCACAGA TGGGATTAGAATCCTCCAGTCCAGACTCTCCAGTGCCGGTTCCTGTACCAGAACTCAGGCTGGTGCTGCTGGGGAGGACTGGGTCTGGGAAGAGTGcagcaggaaacaccatcctgggcagagaggagaggagccaggctgctacatctacactcccccagcagagtgagagcagacaggGGGAGGTGGCTGGGAGGAAGGTGACTGTGGTGGACACTCCTGACTGGTTCTGCCCTGAACTCTCTCtggaggaggtgagacaggacgTGGGACTCTGTGTCCATCTGTCTGCCCCAGGACCCCACGCCTTCCTCCTAGTCATACCAGTGAAGCAGcctgcaggagaggagagagggatgctgGAGAAAATCGAAGAGATGTTTGGAGAGAGATGTTGGAGGAACACCATGATCCTCTTCACTGTTAGTGAGGAAGAACAAAATCCTGAACAGTTAATTCAGTCAGGAAGTCAAGCGGTCCAGACACTTGTGGAGAAATGTGGGAACAAGTTTCACTGTCTCAACATTAAGGAGAGTGGGGATGGGTCTCAGATCtcagagctgctggagaagatagagaagatggtggaaggaaacagagagagattctACAGCAGTGAGATCTACCTGGAGACAGAATCTCTgatcagagagatggagacaatGTTtgtgagaaaaagagaaaagaggaaagagagacaggaagaagaAACAAGAGAGAAACTAGAGAGGAGCATAGAGGAGGCTTTGATGAAATTTACACAATTGTTTGCTGACTGTCATACTCAAATCAATAAACATGAGGAGCAAATAACTGAACTTGAGAGAATGTTGAAAGAAGAAAGGGATGACAGTAAAAAGaaagagctagagagagagctggagagagagattcagaagaggaaagaggtTCAGCTGGAACTAGACAGACTGaaagaggagagtgagaaagagaagagagagatggaggatagacacagacaggagatggaggagatcagGGAGACGTATGAAGGAGAGGCCAGGGTGGAGGCAGAGAGGAACCTCATGAAGATCATCCTGCCTGAACTCCAGCAAAAACTTTGGAGTGTTATgacacagaaacagaaagaaTTTGACTGTAGGatagaggagaaggagagagagttaagctgggcgtacactgtacgatattttaaatcgtgtactcagctcccgctcaaactgtacgactaa